A genome region from Gammaproteobacteria bacterium includes the following:
- a CDS encoding DoxX family membrane protein: MNGLIRDVDAQRARWVAHREEQGLVPGAADGFALSAVLDVAPKPVDFGVLVLRLVAGSIMVAHGVNHGRNLDGTASWFESIGFRKARLQAALSSLGEISIGIGLILGPLTTIAGAALIATLLVAFVSNHRSAGFFVFNRPVEGWEYLLTLASIGVAVAVTGAGSISLDAVIGLDLSGWLGGAIAAAGALAGALQLATFWRPPQVSDN; encoded by the coding sequence ATGAACGGGCTGATACGCGATGTGGATGCGCAGCGGGCCCGGTGGGTTGCCCACCGAGAGGAGCAGGGCCTTGTACCGGGAGCAGCCGACGGCTTCGCGCTCTCGGCGGTCTTGGACGTTGCGCCAAAACCTGTTGATTTCGGAGTGCTGGTACTCAGACTCGTCGCAGGCTCGATCATGGTCGCGCACGGTGTCAACCATGGGCGCAACCTCGATGGGACTGCCTCCTGGTTCGAATCCATCGGGTTCCGCAAGGCGCGACTTCAAGCGGCTCTCTCGTCGCTCGGTGAGATCTCGATTGGCATCGGTCTGATCCTGGGTCCGCTGACGACGATTGCCGGCGCGGCGCTGATCGCCACATTGCTCGTCGCATTCGTCTCCAACCACCGTTCTGCAGGGTTCTTCGTCTTCAACCGTCCAGTAGAGGGATGGGAGTACCTGCTGACCCTCGCCTCGATCGGTGTCGCTGTGGCGGTCACGGGTGCGGGCTCGATCTCGCTCGACGCCGTCATCGGGCTCGATCTGTCCGGTTGGTTGGGTGGAGCGATCGCCGCGGCCGGGGCCCTCGCCGGGGCGCTCCAACTGGCCACGTTCTGGCGCCCGCCACAGGTGTCTGACAACTGA